In Vibrio tritonius, the following are encoded in one genomic region:
- the fabA gene encoding bifunctional 3-hydroxydecanoyl-ACP dehydratase/trans-2-decenoyl-ACP isomerase, with protein MQNKRDSYNREDLLASSRGELFGPGYPQLPAPNMLMMDRVTKMSETEGEHGKGLIIAELDITPDLWFFDCHFPGDPVMPGCLGLDAMWQLVGFFLGWVGGKGKGRALGVGEVKFTGQILPTAKKVTYEITMKRVVNRKLVMGLADGRVLVDGKEIYVAKDLKVGLFQDTSAF; from the coding sequence ATGCAGAATAAACGAGATTCATATAACCGTGAAGACCTACTTGCCTCAAGTCGTGGTGAGCTCTTCGGCCCTGGTTACCCTCAGCTTCCAGCACCAAACATGCTGATGATGGATCGTGTAACTAAAATGTCTGAAACCGAAGGCGAACATGGTAAAGGTCTGATCATTGCTGAACTCGATATCACTCCTGATCTATGGTTCTTTGATTGCCACTTCCCTGGCGACCCTGTAATGCCTGGCTGTCTTGGTCTAGATGCAATGTGGCAATTGGTTGGTTTCTTCCTTGGTTGGGTTGGTGGCAAAGGCAAAGGCCGTGCACTAGGTGTTGGTGAAGTTAAATTCACTGGTCAGATTCTACCAACAGCAAAAAAAGTGACTTATGAAATTACGATGAAACGTGTTGTTAACCGTAAACTAGTCATGGGTCTTGCTGATGGACGTGTTCTTGTAGATGGTAAAGAAATCTACGTAGCAAAAGATCTTAAAGTGGGCTTGTTCCAAGACACTTCTGCTTTCTAA
- a CDS encoding S16 family serine protease: MTQEIWRAVTPQYDDYAEHFNSYSSLSEKTLLDVQPRLSMTLSQFVEMEGFTRLLLINSPDNTIYRGEIKSNLQQIVGGNTPVISTETLDMKTVFGQLVTEHGKIIDSIPGLLDKANGGYLIVSANLLLISPAVWPLLKAAVLGEDTYPILSNPKSPIAEMAPKQYQVKLVIIGDRNQLGDIDYLDADIHSGLCLYSEVESDLKIDANSIVDYLSYLKWICHQYDIPELTISGIQALMRAGARYTEDQHYAPLCLMWHRAILVECKHKAAGRTIDENHVEAVISDRYFRASYLPERAIDDILDGQVIIETRGAQIGQVNGLTVVDVAGHPISYGEPARISCVIHFGDGDIADVERKAELGGNLHAKGMMIMQAFVSSALDLDMPLPFSASIVFEQSYSEVDGDSASLAELCSLVSALSGLPIDQQKAVTGAVDQFGRVQAVGGLNEKIEGFYRVCEHHGFTGKQGVVMPQSNLKHLALHPAVVKSIQSGEFNIWPVATVDDVIPLLMNKPFRGDDENSVLSQIAERIDSFEKHEQPMSLIERLKNWLF; encoded by the coding sequence CAACAGCTATTCGTCTTTATCAGAAAAAACGCTGCTTGACGTGCAACCACGTCTTTCCATGACGCTTTCTCAGTTTGTCGAAATGGAAGGCTTTACTCGCCTATTACTGATTAATTCGCCTGATAACACGATCTACCGTGGTGAAATTAAATCCAATCTACAGCAGATAGTTGGAGGAAATACCCCAGTTATCTCAACAGAAACGCTTGATATGAAGACCGTGTTTGGTCAACTAGTCACCGAACATGGCAAAATTATTGATTCAATTCCCGGGCTTCTAGATAAAGCGAACGGTGGTTATCTCATTGTTTCGGCAAATTTACTGTTAATTAGTCCAGCGGTGTGGCCGCTATTAAAAGCAGCGGTGCTCGGTGAGGATACCTACCCGATTCTTAGTAATCCTAAGTCACCGATTGCCGAGATGGCCCCCAAACAGTATCAAGTAAAATTAGTCATCATTGGAGACCGAAATCAATTAGGTGACATCGATTACCTTGATGCAGATATCCATTCAGGCCTGTGCTTATACAGTGAAGTGGAATCGGATTTAAAAATCGATGCCAATTCTATTGTCGATTACCTTAGTTACCTCAAATGGATTTGCCATCAATACGATATTCCTGAGCTTACAATCTCGGGAATTCAAGCACTAATGCGTGCTGGGGCTCGCTATACTGAAGATCAGCACTACGCCCCCCTTTGTTTGATGTGGCATCGTGCCATCTTAGTCGAATGCAAACACAAAGCAGCCGGCCGCACGATTGATGAAAACCATGTAGAGGCGGTGATCAGCGACCGTTACTTCCGAGCGTCATACCTTCCTGAGCGAGCTATTGATGATATTTTGGACGGTCAAGTGATCATTGAAACCCGCGGTGCGCAAATTGGTCAAGTCAATGGGCTTACCGTAGTCGATGTGGCCGGTCATCCTATCTCTTACGGTGAACCAGCACGTATCTCCTGCGTGATTCACTTTGGTGATGGCGATATAGCTGATGTTGAACGTAAAGCTGAGCTTGGCGGCAATCTTCATGCGAAAGGCATGATGATTATGCAAGCATTTGTGAGCAGTGCATTAGATCTCGATATGCCGCTGCCATTCTCTGCCTCAATTGTATTTGAACAATCTTATAGTGAAGTAGACGGTGACAGCGCATCATTGGCTGAGCTGTGTTCATTGGTAAGTGCCCTATCTGGTTTACCGATTGATCAACAAAAAGCCGTTACAGGAGCCGTTGACCAATTTGGCCGAGTTCAAGCTGTAGGCGGTTTGAATGAAAAAATTGAAGGGTTTTATCGCGTTTGCGAACATCATGGTTTCACCGGCAAACAAGGTGTCGTCATGCCGCAAAGCAACCTAAAACACCTTGCATTACATCCAGCGGTTGTAAAAAGTATTCAATCTGGAGAATTTAACATTTGGCCAGTGGCAACCGTTGATGATGTGATCCCACTTTTAATGAACAAACCTTTCCGCGGTGATGACGAAAACAGTGTTTTAAGTCAGATCGCGGAACGTATTGATAGTTTTGAAAAACATGAACAGCCAATGTCACTGATCGAACGCTTGAAAAACTGGCTATTTTAG